TTTAAAAACCTCCTTCTCGGTTTGTTTTATTTTTGAATTCTTACCAAGAAAGAGGTTTTTAATCATTTTACACAAAATTTTTTACAGTCTCTATTATTGTACTTCTGCTTTTATGAGATTGAGTATTTCGTTTTTTGATGGAACCCTTCCTGATACCAGCACCTTTTCATTGACAACCAATGCTGGTGTGCTCATGACACCGTATGCAAGTATCTTCTGAATGTCTTTAACTTCTGTTATATTTGCGTTCAGATTAAGTTCCTCTATAACTTCCCTTGTCAGCCTTTCCAGTGCTTTGCAGTTAGCGCATCCGCCGCCAAGTATTTTAATTTCCATGCAAATCATCCTTTCTGCAAGATTATAGATTATATTATTATATAAATGCCTCGCCTATCAACATCACTTTGATCTA
The sequence above is drawn from the Caldanaerobius fijiensis DSM 17918 genome and encodes:
- a CDS encoding thioredoxin family protein, giving the protein MEIKILGGGCANCKALERLTREVIEELNLNANITEVKDIQKILAYGVMSTPALVVNEKVLVSGRVPSKNEILNLIKAEVQ